One window of the Helicoverpa zea isolate HzStark_Cry1AcR chromosome 7, ilHelZeax1.1, whole genome shotgun sequence genome contains the following:
- the LOC124632012 gene encoding pickpocket protein 28-like — protein sequence MDTDKGTVTQTSPSKDEERKLRRKRQRRQFGNVCVEYTQSTSLQGLPFLTKEGLTMTERIFWLLTIIASLIMCGYLIEDVWTKWQTSPVIVTVSEQLVPVIKVPLPSITICPQAKCKLSVYNYSRVVDDYVHGRYSKTPLEERYKWSGITLLCPKNMRTGPRTSRRQNSTTMKQINEVALDYRDVFKLCNINDEYADCRELFSKVLTASGVCFTMNVLAAEEILHLEKLQQDFSYLSSTRPSQNWSIERGYLSGFDSQEVYPIRGLASDTRATVTIKFQQRLDDHDGLCHGPSPGFQVHVQHPAEWPQTSLYTQTLNVNEQAVLALSFSIMNTSEALRSYRPELRQCYFPGERQLKYFKIYTAKNCRVECLANITLELCECVPFYLPHNDSDQICGVTYKLCTEAAEETMAQREANVDAPDRCKCLESCNAITYDSQLLRTGRYQDIWNPSLQGNNFYETLPQNLSGVHYSELKVFYKSPQFISMRRSELFGVTDFLANCGGLLGLFLGFSFLSLVEIIYFFTLRLCCALRKDRKQQKKNSLEKNEGHELTEECLPSVCKKTPNYRID from the exons ATGGa TACCGATAAAGGCACAGTTACACAAACTAGTCCAAGTAAAGATGAAGAACGTAAGCTCAGAAGAAAAAGACAGAGACGTCAATTTGGCAATGTGTGCGTCGAGTACACGCAAAGCACATCGCTGCAGGGCCTGCCGTTCTTGACTAAGGAAGGACTTACTATGACTGAGAG AATATTTTGGCTTCTCACAATTATTGCGAGTCTCATAATGTGTGGGTATTTGATTGAAGATGTATGGACCAAGTGGCAGACCAGTCCCGTCATAGTTACTGTGAGCGAGCAACTTGTTCCTGTTATAAAG GTACCTTTGCCGTCAATTACAATTTGTCCTCAAGCAAAATGTAAGTTGTCGGTTTATAACTACAGCCGTGTGGTGGACGATTATGTCCATGGTCGGTATTCTAAAAC ACCCCTGGAAGAAAGGTATAAGTGGTCGGGAATTACTCTACTTTGTCCCAAAAATATGCGTACTGGACCCAGGACTTCTAGGAGACAAAACTCTACTacaatgaaacaaataaatgag GTAGCCTTAGACTACAGGGACGTCTTTAAGTTATGCAATATAAACGACGAATATGCGGACTGTAGAGAACTGTTTTCGAAAGTGCTGACAGCTTCAGGAGTCTGTTTTACAATGAATGTGTTAGCAGCCGAAGAAATACTACACTTGgaaaa ATTACAGCAAGATTTTTCATATTTGAGTTCTACAAGGCCCTCGCAGAATTGGTCGATTGAACGCGGATATCTGAGTGGATTCGATTCTCAAGAAGTTTACCCTATTCGAGGATTG GCATCTGATACTAGAGCAACAGTGACCATAAAGTTTCAGCAAAGATTGGACGACCACGATGGTCTATGCCACGGCCCGTCTCCAGGGTTCCAG gtGCACGTGCAGCACCCGGCGGAGTGGCCGCAGACCTCGCTGTACACACAGACCCTCAACGTCAACGAGCAAGCCGTGCTGGCGCTCAGCTTCAGTATAATGAACACTTCGGAGGCATTGAGGAGTTACCGGCCAGAATT ACGACAATGCTATTTTCCTGGAGAACGTCAGTTGAAGTACTTTAAAATATACACAGCTAAGAATTGTAGAGTGGAATGTTTGGCAAACATTACTTTAGAGCTTTGCGAATGTGTTCCATTTTATCTGCCTC ATAACGACAGTGACCAGATTTGTGGAGTAACATACAAACTGTGTACAGAAGCAGCGGAAG AAACAATGGCACAACGCGAAGCCAATGTCGACGCGCCGGATAGATGCAAATGCCTCGAATCGTGCAATGCAATAACATACGACTCACAACTCCTAAGAACTGGTCGTTACCAAGATATCTGGAATCCTTCACTTCAAGgcaataacttttatgaaacatTACCTCAAAATCTATCGGG GGTCCATTATTCAGAGCTGAAGGTATTCTACAAGAGCCCGCAGTTCATATCGATGCGTCGATCGGAGTTGTTCGGCGTGACTGACTTCCTCGCCAACTGTGGTGGTCTACTGGGATTGTTTCTCGGTTTCTCATTCTTGAGCTTGGTGGAAATCATATACTTTTTCACACTCAG GCTCTGCTGTGCATTAAGAAAGGATCgaaaacaacagaaaaaaaactccTTGGAGAAAAATGAAGGTCATGAATTAACTGAAGAGTGTTTGCCATCGGTTTGTAAAAAAACTCCAAATTATCGTATTGACTag